The following proteins come from a genomic window of Montipora foliosa isolate CH-2021 chromosome 2, ASM3666993v2, whole genome shotgun sequence:
- the LOC137991223 gene encoding uncharacterized protein — MVIYHLFQCFNQINPRSVAEFTDLVKRNRKGDVPSVSYTPSPPLPELSVLKSLKEVCPRAAFFSLIPKLDPEETDSASEDEDESNLPQPLTALYSDEYATLTKHQLKDKCSQLAKELQVTPEQCEELEKVTRNQSICPLWFEHCKGRITASKAHSVLKRKESTPPNNLLKSIMGYKAYDLSKMKPIRWEIPTRKMEISEMGDESSEQDEEHLYCICNQPEYGKMIACDNPTFDIVWFHYACVHIRRKLKGKWYCPHCEDED, encoded by the exons atggTTATTTATCATCTTTTCCAATGTTTCAATCAGATAAATCCCAGATCAGTTGCTGAATTTACCGACCTTGTTAAGAGGAATAGGAAAGGAGATGTACCTTCAGTCTCTTACACCCCTTCACCACCCCTTCCTGAGCTGTCTGTGTTAAAAAGCCTAAAGGAAGTATGTCCAAGAGCAGCTTTCTTCAGTTTAATCCCCAAACTTGACCCCGAGGAGACAGACAGTGCATCGGAAGATGAAGATGAGAGTAACCTACCTCAGCCATTGACAGCTCTTTACTCAGATGAATATGCTACACTAACCAAACATCAGCTAAAGGACAAATGCAGCCAGCTTGCTAAAGAATTGCAAGTCACTCCAGAGCAATGCGAAGAGTTGGAGAAAGTTACCAGGAATCAGTCAATCTGCCCCCTATGGTTTGAGCACTGCAAAGGAAGAATCACAGCAAGCAAAGCACACAGTGTACTAAAGAGGAAAGAGAGTACACCTCCTAACAACTTACTGAAATCAATTATGGGCTACAAAGCCTATGATCTCTCTAAAATGAAACCGATTCGATGGG AGATCCCTACAAGGAAGATGGAaatttcagaaatgggagaTGAAAGCAGTGAGCAAGATGAGGAGCATTTGTACTGTATCTGTAACCAGCCAGAATATGGAAAAATGATCGCTTGTGACAATCCAACATTTGATATTGTATGGTTTCACTATGCCTGTGTCCACATCCGCAGGAAACTAAAAGGAAAGTGGTATTGTCCACATTGTGAAGATGAGGATTAA
- the LOC137991221 gene encoding uncharacterized protein, which produces MESIHTVLNLVTPNCWMASLDFKDAYYSVKIHPDFQKFFKFSYNGTLYKYTALPSGLCTCPRKFTKMMKPPLAFLRQCGHIISGYIDDQYLQGKTQQKCVANVIAAITLFENLGLVIHPEKSVIVPQQRLVFLSFIIDSVLMTVSLTKDKKTKIKTLLSSLLENSCCVKIREVAKVVGHLISSLPGVKYGALHYRNLEMNKVAALKLTKGNFEETMCISHNGISELNWWLCNLDSRFNTIRCPPVDVTLYLNASLQGWGAVINKKSTGATENYSGSGNLCGSGSRLAYSSMVPSADISSHPSSSQALPLKESTEATSHPSNCAPSSQEHVTSYLFIVQQQLAGLGFTERSIKVITASWCEGTTAQYQSHVKKWIKFCKEKKCNVLSPDLPVVLDFLSMLHDNGLSYRTVNTARSMLSSILQLNINSSLPVGQFPIVKRFMKGIYELRPSLPKYTATWDLSTVLNYFRKGASVSVLSLKELTLKLTFLLTLLSGQRCQTVKLFSINNVEFSDLKCTFVITEKVKQSRVVTHLKPVEFLAYPEDEKLCVIKHLQEYIKKTPALRGDCSQLLLSHVKPHGPASKDTISRWCKNILKFAGIDVSKFKGHSTRSASTSFLAERNVNIKDIMTSAGWSNEITFQRYYHKPVDNTFNFGDTILQLEDSDN; this is translated from the exons ATGGAGTCCATTCATACAGTTTTGAACCTTGTCACACCAAACTGTTGGATGGCCAGTTTGGACTTTAAAGACGCATATTATAGTGTGAAGATTCATCCTGATTTCCAAAAGTTTTTCAAGTTCTCTTACAATGGCACCCTTTACAAGTACACAGCCCTCCCCAGTGGTCTATGTACCTGCCCAAGAAAGTTTACAAAGATGATGAAACCACCTTTAGCATTTTTGAGACAATGTGGTCATATCATATCTGGGTATATTGATGATCAATACCTGCAAGGCAAAACCCAACAGAAGTGCGTAGCCAATGTTATTGCTGCTATCACATTGTTTGAAAACCTTGGACTTGTCATACACCCAGAGAAATCAGTCATAGTACCACAACAGCGACTCGTTTTTCTCAGCTTCATCATAGATTCTGTCCTTATGACAGTTAGCCTCACCAAAGACAAGAAAACCAAGATAAAAACACTCTTGTCTAGTCTTCTTGAGAACTCCTGTTGTGTTAAAATCCGTGAGGTTGCTAAAGTTGTTGGTCACCTAATTTCCAGTTTACCTGGTGTCAAGTATGGAGCCCTGCATTACAGAAATTTAGAAATGAACAAAGTTGCGGCCCTAAAGTTAACCAAAGGGAATTTTGAGGAGACCATGTGCATTTCCCACAATGGTATTTCTGAACTAAACTGGTGGTTATGTAACCTCGACAGCCGTTTTAACACCATCCGTTGCCCTCCAGTAGATGTAACCTTATATTTAAATGCATCCCTTCAGGGGTGGGGTGCAGTTATAAATAAGAAGTCAACAG GTGCTACAGAAAATTATTCAGGATCAGGCAACTTGTGTGGTAGTGGTTCCCGACTGGCCTACTCAAGCATGGTACCCTCTGCTGACATCTCTTCTCATCCTTCCTCCAGTCAAGCTTTACCCCTCAAAGAATCTACTGAGGCTACCAGCCACCCCAGCAACTGTGCACCTTCTTCACAAGAACATGTCACTTCTTATTTGTTTATTGTCCAGCAACAACTTGCAGGATTAGGATTTACTGAACGTTCTATTAAAGTTATCACTGCCTCCTGGTGTGAGGGAACAACTGCTCAGTACCAGTCCCACGTAAAGAAGTGGATAAAGTTCTGCAAAGAAAAGAAGTGTAATGTTCTCTCTCCAGATTTACCTGTAGTTCTTGACTTTCTATCCATGTTACATGACAATGGACTGTCCTACCGCACCGTGAACACAGCAAGAAGCATGTTATCCTCTATCCTTCAGCTTAATATCAACTCATCGCTCCCAGTTGGACAATTTCCTATAGTGAAGCGTTTTATGAAAGGGATTTATGAACTTCGCCCTTCATTGCCTAAATACACGGCTACTTGGGATTTAAGTACTGTGTTGAATTATTTCCGCAAAGGTGCATCTGTATCAGTGCTTTCCTTGAAGGAGTTGACTTTAAAGTTAACCTTTTTGTTAACCCTTTTGAGTGGACAAAGGTGTCAGACagtcaaattgttttcaatcaACAATGTGGAGTTTTCAGACCTCAAATGTACTTTTGTTATTACTGAGAAAGTTAAGCAAAGTCGTGTGGTTACCCACCTCAAACCGGTTGAGTTTCTGGCATATCCAGAGGATGAGAAATTGTGTGTTATTAAACATTTACAGGAATACATTAAGAAAACCCCAGCCCTTCGAGGTGATTGTAGTCAATTACTTCTTAGCCATGTCAAGCCTCATGGTCCAGCAAGCAAAGACACCATATCCAGGTGGTGTAAGAATATCCTGAAATTTGCGGGTATTGATGTTTCGAAGTTTAAAGGACACAGCACTCGTTCCGCGTCAACCTCCTTCTTGGCTGAGAGGAATGTCAATATCAAAGATATCATGACGTCAGCGGGCTGGTCTAATGAGATTACATTTCAACGTTACTATCATAAACCAGTTGACAATACCTTCAATTTTGGTGATACAATTTTACAATTGGAAGACAGTGACAATTGA
- the LOC137991222 gene encoding uncharacterized protein, which translates to MDDEKEDTEMHDPGDLIQKYQALKEENESLYREVERIQEETETKISDLTIKHLAQKEEKKSLYEELQRLQEENRTLKAELGRVQFGDKFLNQGDTSIITKFFTGFPTYELFTLVVTFCSSVLTVSKKLSPANVFLLIMMKIRLYLLKQDLAYRFNISASAVSNLLNAGVPAVTQKLSFLVRWPAKEEVIRTLPSVFKPSFRKCRVIIDCTEVFCERARNLTLRALTWSNYKHHN; encoded by the exons atggacgacg AAAAGGAAGACACTGAAATGCATGATCCTGGTGATCTAATCCAGAAATACCAAGCACTGAAAGAAGAAAATGAGTCTCTATATAGAGAGGTTGAAAGAATCCAGGAagaaactgaaacaaaaatatCTGATCTAACCATCAAACACCTAGCACAGAAAGAGGAGAAGAAGTCTCTTTATGAAGAACTTCAAAGACTCCAGGAAGAAAACAGAACCCTTAAAGCTGAACTGGGAAGAGTGCAATTTGGGGATAAGTTTCTGAATCAAGGGGATACATCTATCATAACTAAATTTTTTACTGGATTTCCTACCTATGAATTATTTACTTTAGTGGTTACATTTTGTTCATCAGTGTTGACAGtttcaaaaaaactttcacCTGCCAATGTGTTTCTTTTGATAATGATGAAGATCAGACTTTATTTACTGAAACAAGATTTGGCTTACAGATTTAACATATCTGCATCTGCTGTTTCTAACCTGTTAAATGCTGGCGTGCCTGCAGTGACACAAAAACTGTCTTTTTTAGTTAGATGGCCAGCTAAGGAGGAAGTTATTCGAACATTACCTTCCGTTTTTAAACCCTCCTTCAGAAAATGTAGAGTGATTATAGACTGCACTGAAGTTTTCTGTGAACGAGCACGAAACTTGACATTACGAGCTTTAACATGGTCCAACTATAAGCATCACAATTAA